The genomic region CATGTATTCATTCAATGTAAATTCATCTACCTGAATGGCATCATTACGGACCCTTTCGGTTTTCTTTACCAGTTCAGCCTCTTCTTTGCTGAGCACTCCTTTTTCTGTGGCAAGATCAGCAATATCCAAATAGGGTTCTTTTGGAAGCTCACCGGTTTTAATAGCTTTGTATAGCTTCTTGAATGCCGGCCATGCTTCTTCATTCAGCTGCATGGCGTACTCATATCGGCCTATAGCTGAATCTTTATCTTTTGGCATAAAAATACCTTTTGTAATATGATTCCGATCTTCGCCGCGAGTCTGCATAGCCTGGGCTACTTGATGCCCAAGTTTATCTGATGGGTAGGTTCCAATCGGATTTAGTCGTGACCAAACTCCTGCAATCCGAAATGCCCAACTCAAACCGGGTACTTTAATTTCCCGGAGAATACCTTCAAAAGCTCTCTGTATTTTCCAGAAACTGTATTCCATTGCCCATTCAAAATACGGACGATCTGCTTCTCTTCTTCCTTCAGCTTCAAAGCGTCTTAATGTGCCTGAAGCCAAATACATATAGCTGAGAATATCAGCATAGCGTCCGGCTATTTTTTCCTTCATTTTGAGCGCGCCACCATAAGACCCCAGTGCTATGTCAGAAAAGAATGCAAACGAAGCTGATGCCCAAGCCAGTTTTCTAAAATACTTGGCTGACGGCCCGTTGACAGGTGAACCTGCCAAACGCCCCCTTGTAATACTCAGCAAGAAGGATCGTACTTTATTTGTGGCCACATGTCCAATATGTTTCCAAAAATTATCATCAAAGGCCTTCACGTCTTTGTTCATCAGCGCATCAATTTCATTATATGCATACGGATGGCAGCGAATAGCGCCCTGCCCAAAAATCATTAAGGTTCGGGTAAGAATATTCGCGCCCTCTACGGTAATTGCAATAGGCATAGCGGTGTAGCTGCTTGCAAAGATATTACGAGGACCACGGGAAATCCCGGCTCCACCTACAATATCCATCGCATCATTCACGATTTCACGGCCCAGTTCTGTGAAATTATATTTGGCAATCGCTGTAACTACAGCCGGTTTTTGCCCACTGTCTAAACCTCCGGTTGTATATCTTCGGGCAGCTTCCATCAGGTACGTATAGCCACCGATGCGAGCCATTGGCTCTTCAATACCTTCAAACTTTCCTATGTTCAAACCAAATTGCTTACGGATAGCCGTATAGGCCCCAATTGCCCGCGTAGCCACCTTTGAGCCTCCCACACTTTGTGCCGGTAATGAAATCCCACGCCCTACTGCCAAAGATTCCATTAACATACGCCATCCGTTTCCGGCTCCATCTTCTCCACCGATAATGGCATCAATCGGCACTACCACATCTTTACCGTTAATCGGGCAGTTATGAAAGGGTATCCCTAACGGGTCATGACGCCGACCTAATACCACACCTTCCTGGTTTGAAGGAATAAGTGCGCAGGTAATTCCCCGATTTTCCTTTTCACTCAATAAATGATCCGGATCCTTTAAATTAAATGCCAAGCCTATTACTGTAGAAATGGAAGC from Gracilimonas sp. harbors:
- a CDS encoding acyl-CoA dehydrogenase; translation: MEAIMDLVGFFSEVSLWASIGSVVLLMLVMGYTGAPLWLWAIAGYFGLVGLDAPLWLFITYTVLVLVFNVKPIRRVALSGPLMKLLDAMNFLPKISQTEQTAIEAGNVWVEGELFSGKPNMKRILDEPYPELTDEEQAYMDGPVEQLCSMVTDWDVMVRKDFTEEAWEFMRKEKFFGLIIPKKYGGLEFSATAHSAIVAKLASRCGPLATTVMVPNSLGPAELLLHYGTDEQKDHYLPRLATGQEMPCFGLTEPNAGSDAGSMRSEGVVFKGEDGELYLRLNFEKRYITLASISTVIGLAFNLKDPDHLLSEKENRGITCALIPSNQEGVVLGRRHDPLGIPFHNCPINGKDVVVPIDAIIGGEDGAGNGWRMLMESLAVGRGISLPAQSVGGSKVATRAIGAYTAIRKQFGLNIGKFEGIEEPMARIGGYTYLMEAARRYTTGGLDSGQKPAVVTAIAKYNFTELGREIVNDAMDIVGGAGISRGPRNIFASSYTAMPIAITVEGANILTRTLMIFGQGAIRCHPYAYNEIDALMNKDVKAFDDNFWKHIGHVATNKVRSFLLSITRGRLAGSPVNGPSAKYFRKLAWASASFAFFSDIALGSYGGALKMKEKIAGRYADILSYMYLASGTLRRFEAEGRREADRPYFEWAMEYSFWKIQRAFEGILREIKVPGLSWAFRIAGVWSRLNPIGTYPSDKLGHQVAQAMQTRGEDRNHITKGIFMPKDKDSAIGRYEYAMQLNEEAWPAFKKLYKAIKTGELPKEPYLDIADLATEKGVLSKEEAELVKKTERVRNDAIQVDEFTLNEYMNETPSKPFGDGAPPKEVSEHMK